CTAGTAACAGAAGGAAGCACAATTCACTTCGTGAAGCAATTTCCACTGGAATAAAAAGAACTAAACCCTGCAAGTCTAGAGCAAAAATAGAGCCTTACCTGTATCAGTGAACGACTGTATCCCATGTGTTAGATCAACGTTAGTCTTTACTGcactttctgctttcttaaaTACAAGGCCAAGAAACCACATTGATACATATCCACTcctaaaaaaatacagattcacAAACCTTAGTTAGGCACAGATACCAGTGACTTGGACTCTAGTATATTTTACTTGTTTAGTTTAGAGCCATCCCAGACTTAAATTCTCAGAGTACTTCTTCCTGACGTTCTCCCTTCTTTAAAAAGATCTTCCATGCTCAGGACCCTGCCTGTTAGAGCACCTActgtacttcagaaaaataacaaaactcaCTGTTTATAGAGATCTTTGTTGCCAGGGAAAGACTGTGGCTGCACATGTGCAATAGTTATAAATTCATTCCTTTCCAAGTTTCCAACCAGCACACGGATTTTAGACTCAACGAGGCCAATCCTAATAAGAACAAGaggtattttattaattttaactgGATCCAGCACATCAGTTAGATGTCTTTTTGTAATAGAGTGTTAACCAATCAATAAGTACCAAGTTTCATACAGCTGAGCAGACACTAGATCTTTGTATCACATACACACACTGTAATTTGAGATGTTTCCAGTGACAtctgtgcttttgtttctaAAGACAGAGATAAGTAAGTTTTACATGTACTCTGAACAGTTCAGATACAACACTTCCACCTATAACCTATGATGAAAATAACAAGGAGCAGATCTCAGCACCTCTGGGGTGCAGCAAAACTCCTTTTTGCCACACAGATCAAGAAGAGTGGTTTTGAAAAGGCTCAAGCACACCACGATGCAATTTTTCCTGTAGATTGAtcagtgaaaatggaaaaatagagTTATTTTAATGAACAAATGATCTAGTCAACAGTCCCATCAGAAACTTCCCTAAGAAATGAATCATCACCATGAGAGCCTTAATTTCAATAAAGTAGTGGCATTTCAGCCTTCTACCTAAAACTCTGCTAACTTTAAAAGCAGTCAGAAATCTGTAAGTTCTTGAAAAGTATCTTACATTGGTGAATAACACAGATGTGCTATCTATTCCCAAATCCACCCAAGAACTGGTGAACTaaactttttcttaaaataaactgAACAAATTTATCTTCTGCTTTATTGTTTATCCCAGCtgcaaaactggaaaatttGCCTCTGTTTCTGTCACTACAAAAACATCAGCTCTTACCAGAACCAGAATTTTCCTTGTCTTTATTGTGAGGTACAGTAAGATTTGTTCACTCAAGAacatttcatattaaaaattaattggcCCTCTGCCCATGCTCCTTGTTGTACACAACTGTGACTGATATCAAGCTGTAGCTGATAAGGTTTTTAAGTGGATATATTAGAAAGTTCAGATAAAAGGTATTACgtattaaaactatttttaaacattaagcTGTTTTTTAGAGATGGCACAAGAATTAACTTAAAGCACAAGCCAAACTTTGAAGCAAAACTAAGGTGCCCTCAGAATGGGGGTCTGTTACAGTGAGTTTGCTTACTTGAGCAAAACAAGCAAAGTACTCATTTCTCAGCAAAGAAACCCACTGGAAAGTCAATAAACACGCATTACAGTGCCTAATTCCTCACTATTTCCCCTTATTTCAAAATTCACAGTGAGTCAGCATATTCACATAGGTTAAGTAAGTAATTATTGGCATACCTCCCTTCATTGAAGAAAAGTAGGTCTGGAATGGGCTGACTACACACCAGTGCAATCTAGCACTGAGTGCAACCTAGTCCTTAAATACTAAACTCTTTATGAAATCAAGTCTAAGGCTCTGTAACAGTGGTCTTcaaagcagggagggaagggggtgtATTCCATGCCTAGTTGCATACTTATAGACTTTATTTGTTAATACAGTTAACAAAAATATGGTACAACATTGAATTGAGTTTCAGTTTTGCATTGGACCCACGTTTAAAGCGAGGCTTACCAGTTTAAGTGGTGCTCTTCTGTAAAGGCACTGGCAGTCAGCACAATGTAATGTctagaagaagaaaggaaaatgaatacaCTAGCACAAAACTTTATTCTATATTCTAAATTTCAGATGATTATTTTTGGTAGGAAAAATTGTATGAGTGGCATGAGACAGTTTTTCCTATGTTCCCTATGCTTATACGTACCAAAATTTCTGTGACCCCCtccagtttctttaaaaaaaaaaaaaaacccaaactgaaatATATCAATACAATCTTCTATTTAGGCCCCAAGTTAAAACTCATTATGCTAACCACTAAGTAAATAATTTCAAGTTCAGACAACAGATTTCATACATACTTGTACTTCTGAAAGAAGTTCAGTGGTTCAAAGAGCTTTGACCAGTCTGATTTTCCTTTGAGAATTTCATCAGTAACTTCAAGACCTACAAATATGGTTGAAAATCTTATTACTACTTTTTAAAGATTACCATGACAAACTTTAGAAGATTGTAACAGTAACTGACAGaacaaaaagcaggaattccCTTGATACAATGCAGATCTACAACAGCTTATTGGAAAACTGGTCCCTTATTGCCTGCAACAGGCGTATTTCCCAGAGAAATCTTATTACTAGAACACCTCACTGCACAAAACTAATTCAGATAATGTGGTTTCATAGAGCAAGAATTAGACTGTTTAATCAGTTAATAAGCACAGAATGCACTTTACCACGTTGGAACTCCTCTACCATGACTGCTCGTGTTGACACAGACACATTGTACGTGGAGTTCTGCTGTGGATAGGCCGGGGTGATGATGGGCATCACGTGGTACCGGTCTGATGGGTTCACCTACGAGGTTACAACAGCTTTGTTTAGCACCAGTTTAGGTCAGAAGAAAGTTTTAAGGCTTCTGAATTCAATGGCTACCTACCCTAGGATCCCAGACAGGTAAGTTAAGAAAGCTCTCTTCAAGATGTTTCAGCAATACTGGCTTGGGCCAATCCCTAGAGAAGACAAGGCAGTAATTAAGTGTCTGTGTTAAGATCTGCTCTGAATTCAGGGCTGCACAGGATGCTGTCAATGTACATCTTTATATAATTACAAGTGTTATTTCttgatgaaaattaaaataaacagctctTACCATTTTGAAAAAATCAAGAAGAACTTGTTAACAAGAGTAGAGGCCAAAGCATTCGGGTAGAGTTGACATATTCTTGCTACCAGCATTGCCCAGGAGACTCCACCAAGAAATCCCATGATGTTGGAGTAAACACCACGTCCTAGAATGGATACCATGCAGTTAATCTATGGTCTTTCAAATTCACAGCACCAGCTGCACTATCTATAGAATACTTAATATATTTCAGCCTCaatgtcatttatttttgcagtgcAGTGGGGCCAAAATTGCTGGTCCTTATAGTGATGAGAAAAAGAATCAGTACAACACCACTTCCCAAAATATTGCTACTGTGAAACTTGCTTGTGCTGCTACACCTACTGCTTCACTCCAGTTCTCCTTAAGAGAAAAGTTCTGCCATTCTTCTAGTACTTGCTCTGGCCACATAAGCAAACGGgattttcttattccttttaCACTTAATTGggaatttttattatttttagtcAGGTTCCTGACAAACAATGCAGCGCCCTGTCTCATAAGCACTCCCCTGTTCTCCAAACTCCACCCCCACTAAAAAACACATGGAATTTACCACATGGACAGACCACGAACTAAAAGGGTTTTGATATAACAACTGCCATTTAAATAGCAATCCAAAGCTGCGGTACATCCGATAGCGAGCATGAGGTGCCTCTAAAAAGTTAAAAGatcccaaaccatcccatcACTCACGTTTTGCCCACAGTTTAACGGCACGGAGCGTGAGCCGGAAGTTCTCCAGATTGGGCACCAGACGCAGTATTTCATCTGTAACCCTGCTGCCTGCAAGACAAAAGGTGAACTACAGAAGTTCCCGGTAGCAGGTACAAGTCAGGTGTTCCTATATAGGATCAACAGCTTACAGCTTATGGTTCAAGTCTAGGAAAACAAGTTTGGATTACTTGCTTTGTATTACCTTAAAAATTATAGACTACACATAACATTCAGCATCACTTTAGGTAACTGGTGCCCTCAACAGCCTTTTCACAGTTTAGACTACAACcaaaaacttttaaataaagCCTCTCTACAGGATGTGttggccataaactaaaacaccAGAAGTTCCACCTCAGCACAAAGAACTTTCCATTGAAGGGTGGCAGAgcgctggaacaggctgccatGGGAGGTTGTGAAATATCCCTGTCTGGAGGGATACAAAACCCACCTGGGCACATTCCTGGGTCAGCTGCTCCAGATGACTGTGCCTAAGCTGGGGAGttgaactggatgatctccagaggtcccttccagccctaaatattctgtgattccaaaaGCTAGGTTTCTTTTGACAGCCATTAAACCAATCGGTGTTAAACAGCAAGCCAGTCGGACGTCAGGTattttaatccctttttttttatgaactACCCTCTTTATCATTCATACATTCTTATCAAGTGCCCTACTTAGTCATCAGAGTTTCTGAGGCAAACTGGAGCACTGCTCacaaaccaatcaaacaaacatGAAACACAAGTCTATGTAAACACACAACTCCTTGAAATATCTAAATTTAGGCCCTCTGGTCGCCTCCTCAGAACTGAAGTACACAGGAGATCAATTTCTGCACCTTGCACAGAAATGTTGGTTGTGCAATGTGCATTCTATGCCAATTTCAATGTCTTTTTAAAGGTGTGCAGAACATGCTCACCATTTAAGCTCCTTATGCATCTTATATCCAGGCTTTTGAGGCACGAGTCATCCCTGAGATCGAGATCATCGGAAACCGTTGGCAAAGACAGCTTTGCAAACACGAGATCAATCTTCAAGAGAAAGAAGTTTCAACCATGACTTACAATGCAGCACTGTTTGCAAACAGGACACTAGTGAAGGACATTTAGAGTTTCAGCTCTAAAAGGAGTGGTTAACATTTGTATTTAGAATTATGTGACCACAGATATTTATttgacagaaaacaagaaaactaCTCTAAGTTCCCTATTTAGTTACAAaaccacctctttttttttttttaagctaaggaaaggaaggggtttttttgaaagctggaaaaattaCTCTAAACTTAGAATTcctattaaaatgaaattttaaattaaccaTGACATTAAGACATAAATTTAAATCACCTCAACTATACTTCAGCAAAtgagaaagcattttctttatgCTGTAAGGCCTTAAGCATCTGGTTTTTGGTACAGTCTGAGGCAAGACAATTATTCTGTGAATGTCTGTAGCAGATAAAGGCCACAGGGAGGTCATTGAATAAGTGTCTCCATGATAGTAATACCAGGCAGTAACTTGCTTAGGTATTACAGCAAGTAGGTATTTATAATCTACATGAAATGTATTCCAGACAGAAGGATTCCTGCAGCTGACAAGCTGAGGCAGGAGTCAAATGAGTacttttacttttcattttccatgttGTTTGTCTCACAAGCACTTCGTTTTTGATTTGCAACAAAACATCAGGTGATTCATGCAGTGAACCACAACATGAACACCCCCTGCAGAAAGGGAGCTCTGTCAGAGCTCAGGGGAGTTAGCAAGGACACTGCCTCTACTCCCACTCTGCACATCCTTGGGAGATAAATGCTATCCAAGTAGGCTACCCTGGTCTGCAGCatgggtttaaaaaaagatgtCCCTCATGTTCCCACGCTTGTCAGGCTACCTAGGGGCTTATTTTCCTAGAAGATCCCATTTTACTTCTTCTGGGATATGTCGTGGTCAGGCTGTTTAATTACAGTTTCCTAAATATGCTGCAACACACCAATAATCTCATAAAAGAGCACGATCATAAATCCCCGAAAAAGTTAATCCTACTccaaagcaagaaagaaaaacatctcacttaaagggaaagaaaacccaaatagaaattaaaattcttacCTCAATGCCATCAAACTCAAATTTGATAACTGGTACATATGCATCCTCAATGGCCTGTGAAGGAGAGGATATCTGTAATAAGACATCCTTTTGCTACTTTAAAGCTTTTCCTATActatgaaaaaatacagaatttacaCTAAATTACTCAGTATAAAGACTGAGTTCCttccaaagacaaaaaatgCTAATAACTCTCAAGCAGAATTATGGTCCTAAGACTAGACTttattaaaaagttatttagGCAGGAGATTCAGAGGCTAATTGTGCATTGTAACCAACAGTCAGTGCACAACAAACCACCAGTCGCAGTGGTTGTAAGCCCCCTACTAAATCCAAGATGAAAGCATAGCTTTGAGGGAAAATCTTACTTTTTGATACAGCTGACTCATTCTGAAACCATAGTGGGGGGGAGAGGGACCACAAAAACTCTGACGTGATGTAGTCACTGGGGCAAGGACAGAGAGAGCTGGACATCAACATTTTCATGCTGCATAAACCAGTATTTTAGAGGGTACTCAAAACTGATTTAATTGTGGCTTGTAAGACATTCACTACCAACTCAAGTCTTTTACATGAATATTCTTACTGTAAAATGTACACATCTATCAAGCAGAGTTTACTCACTCTTAAGTTTTTTACTTCCTCTAGattcttcagtttttcaaagaaTGACTGAAAGAAATCCGACCTTTCCACATGACTGGGAGCAACACAAAGGGCATCTATGTCAGAACCTGCAACGAGATTCCATTTCTCCTCTTACTGTCGGAAATCACTTTCCACCATCAGAACTATGACCAGACACTGAAAGTACTACCTTTGGTGTGTACTCCAAGCCTGTAGGAaccaaatgtaaatattttgccaCCAACTTGTTCTGTTATTGAAGGGGGAAGATTCTGTGGGTAGAAGAGAGAGTTTAAGATGCACATTGTCCTCTGTGCAAGTTTAAGTTGCATGTAAGTTATTTAGGAAAACTGTAGCAGCCTGCATGAGCAATGTCTTCTCACTCCCATATATTTCAGTTTACTAGGTTGatactgtttttctgaaataaattgaGCTTGCAACTCCAAAAAAAGATTATAGGTGATGTAGCAGtacttttattaatttatataaattaagACCTATTATTAGCCTTCCCTGCAGCAAAGGCACATAAATTAACACAACCTAAGAGCCATTCAAAAGGCATGTCTAGAGTAATAATTTCAAACTAGACTGAATGCTGTAGGCTGTTTGGGGCAAGATTAGTGCCAATCTTACCATCTTTCTCATCCACGATGCCTTGTTTTGGCTTTGTTAACAGCTGCAAGTAAACTGATTGAGCCAATGCAGGAATTTATTCAGCTCCCCGAAGACTCTGAGATCTTGAAGTATCTTTTATCACTTATTCCAATGGGAGTTACCACAGCTCTACTCAATTCTTAAGAATAGTTGAACTTTAGCACAGATCCCAGTAGCAGAGCTTTTAAATCAAAAGGCTTCAGCTGTtttgataaaaacaaaaaaaacctcttacCTTGCTCTCGGCAAGTTCTGAAATCCATTCTCTGACAAAGTTATTAAGTTTACCAAGAACAGTTGTCCTGTAAAGAAAACCCATGCTAAGTTTGCtctaaaagaaaaagccaaaccaaaaaagccccaagagGTTAACAAATTTTAGTCTTGTTATACCTGTGAAAGAGTTCTTCCTGATCCTCAAACACCCCAAATGGCTTCATTGCTTCAATCAGCTTCTGAGTATGAATGTGATCTTTATCGGTAGGAGGAGCCAAGCTAATTGGAGAGGTAAGTCCATAGTGCCCTTGAGGCTGGTTCTGCTGCCTGGAAGTACtgggagaaaataaaggaatgagtacacatgagaaaaaaatcttattagATAGAAACACTTTAGCTTACACTTTACAAatccatttctgcttttttaccCACTGttaacagaaaggagaaaaaaaaaaaatctcgcTTATCATTTTTAGATGACTTGACCTCACTTAGAAGTCAcaactactttaaaaaaaaaaaagcatttatggATGTAAGAAATGATCCAAGTTGCTGCCATCTTAACACAATTTATTTGCATTGCTCTAGCCCATCAAAACTAAtcactgggaaataaaaaggtTTGAAACCCACCAAGGACAACCCTACGGACAGTTTTGGACATTTCAGTTTAAGTTTAAGGATACTTGCAACAGTTTCCTGCTAGCACCAAACACAACAATTAAACtccttttaattaaatgtttttgttagGTTTCTACTGATTCAGGAAGGGCATTATAGTTTATTGTAAAGGCATATAGGTCTGTTAAATAGAGTTGATGCAATAAATTCaatatattattaaataaaCCCCTGGctttaaaaagggggaaatggagaaaaagcacCTTATTTTGCATTATCAGCTGAAaccaggagagagaaaggagtgGGCCAGGAGGTAAGAATGGTGCTTAATACATCAAGGGTCTCTACAGAAACACCAGGAGCAAAAGCGGGAGACACCCCAGAAGGTCTCATCACGCTTGTCAGGGTCCGGATCCAGACCCTAAGGCTCAAGGGAGTGATCGTGCCATTATTTAAGCTGGATATTTTCCTCCTTCACACATGTACAACTTCAAAGATTAGCTGGGTTAGGCGAGAGATGTTTATACCTATTTAAGGTACCTGACCCATTCTGGCTGGAACAAGACTGGGAAATGCTCAAAGGCCAGCTTCACcagttgatttaaaaaaacaaaaagcttgtTACACAGCTCCTCATTTCTAATTGGTGCCTTTACTCCCTCTCTTTAAGTATCTTTATGCAACAACACACAGAACTTGTAGTCACCTAGGGGTTCCCCCCCCTTCCTCTCTCCAAGCCCATTTTTCAAacctttttctctgtgctttccaaAAAGCTGGGGGCAGGTATTAGGACTGTAGTCCTATCAACTGGTGTCCCAGTCAGAACATCTGTTTACTTACAAGCATAACTAGGTCTTGACCTAATTTGCCTTGTTTATAGACATTGACAATTTCCACTTCATAAATCAAAATGTTcataatgaatattttctttcctatgaTATAATTTTCATAACAAATACAGGAGGAAAGCCTGTACTTAGTTGGTGTGCATTACAACTAAATTAAAACACCTACAGCAGCAACTGCTTCCATGTTTTATGCATTGCTTGCATTGCACGACTTGCACTTCATAAAGTTTGCACAAAACAAGAACAGGATTTAGACTACACCAGCATTTAAGAGCTTTCCAAGGTCCAAGAAGGCACCACCTGCCTTTCATTGCCTCATTCTGCCTACAGATAATATAATTGGAGATTGACGTAAAGCACAGTATCAATTAGATAAACCTAATATTATTAGcatcaaatatatttattaaataattattattcATATAAAATTATTCTAGTCAACAGTAGATATTTTCCAGTTGCTTATACGTATTACTGATAGTTTGACTTCACAGCTTAAGAGGTGAGGGAAACAGCACCTGGGAACTTTCACTGAGTGAAACTCCATAGAATTTGTTgtccttttgaaataaaaaataagtaaagtCTTACTTTGCTCTCTCAAGCATATACAATTAAGGGTTCTTATGGATCCTAACACATACGGCTGATGTTCACCCATCAGCCTTCTGTTTAATCATGCTGCAGTTTAATATTTCGCCAAATCTTGCCACAACCTGTGCACCACAGCAAACACCTCCAAGATGTGTCTGCTCTAGTAAATCATACTTTTACACAAAAAGCCAACCTAAAGGGATTTATTCCAGGTTTGGCCCCTCCTTTACAGCTTCCAAAAGCTGCAAGGCGTGTCTCCCACACACACCAAGAGTCGAAGGGTAAGTTCACGCCATGTGGCTCAGGGCGCTGCTTTCAGCCATCGGTGCGGGGTAGAACGACCAGAAATCAGCTCCTGAGCCACCACAATCAATAgcagaaaccaggaaaaacaaggaaggaggaaaaaccccaccaccTGGGACCTTCAACGAAGGGAGCCCAACTCCACCCTTCACCGCTGCCGCACCAGCTCATGCTGCGCGGAGCCCgcgggcagctgctgccaggtcAAGTTTCCCTGTCCCCGAGGCTCAGACAGAGTCACTTCTCCGCAGGGTTCCGCAGGACGCGCAGCCCCACACCAAGGCGCAGCCCCGTTACCGCCGTTCCTCGCCCGCCATTGCCGTTGCTTGGCGACGGCGTCGCCACCACACGCGGTGAGACCCGGGCGAGGCAGCCCCGCCACCCGCACTCCACCATTTATTTCAACCGAGAATTCCTCCCCTCGGGCCAAGGCAGGTTTGGCCCCCGCGGCCCGCCGGGGCCCCTGGCGGGGCTACTCCGGCGGGACCCCCGCCCGCTCTCCCCTCAGGGCAGGGCGGGAAGGCGCCGCCGCCTCACCCGCGCGTCTCCTTCATGGCGCGCGCGcaccgcccgcgccgccgcccgcgcttCCCGCCCTTCTACACCGCCGCCCCCTTCCCGAcggcccccgcgccgcccgcccggcgccccctggcggctGCGGCGGGGCTGTGGCCCCTCACGGCaccccccccatcccctcaGCACGTCCCGGGGAGGCTGTTCCTTGCCCGTGGCGTGTATTCCTGCCCCGAGGAGGGTACTCCTTCCCCGTGGCGCTGACCGATCCGCCGAGGCTGGGCTGGTCCCCGGCATGAGGGGATCCCGCATCGCACCTGCCTGCCCCTCAACTCCCGTAGGACGTTCCCGCTCCTCACAAACCCCCTTCCAGAGAGGAGGGGTAAGAGAACCAGGACTCGCTCTCGTATTAGGCTCCTGACATCCCCTTCCAGAGAGGAcgagtaaaaaaaaccccaggaaccGCTCTCGTATTAGTTTATTCTCATCCAGTAAGTGCAAGCCCAGCATCCCTTGACTACAGCTGGTATTGGGAGGATTTAACACACATTGCTAATATCAGCAAATAGCTTTGAGTACACACCACAACATAATTACTATATATAATTATCATAGCAACacggagtggtttgggttggaaggggtcACGAAGCTTATCTCGTTTCACTCCCTGCCGTGGtcagggacacttcccactgtcccaggttgctccagcccttccagcctggccttggacacttcagggatggggcagccacagcttctctgggcaccctgtgccagggcctcaccgccctcacagggaagatttttttctaatacctaGTCaaaacctaccctctttcagtttgaacccattcccccttctcctgtcaCTACTTGCTCTTGTAAATTGCCTTGGCTAATCTTTCCCTCAAAGTTCCATTCAGGCCACAATTATTACAACAGCTTTGGGCCAACACAGTGTATTACAAACTGAGCATTCAACCAACCAAACTACCCTGAGACGATGGCATTTAGATAACAATTTCCCGCTCACATTCGAGTCTgcaaaaaagttaaaagaaatcaaaaaccATAATGTTTCAGTAAAGTTGAATGAATCTTTGGAAaaatttctccttcctgctgccctgagGACTTGCCACATCACAGCCTTTCTCTGAGATAAGCACATGATTTCTGTACTTTTCTGAGTTGCCCATAGCATCTTTTTTGAGGTAAAATACTTGTTATCTTGCAAGATGCTTTGAAGAAACACAAACTTAACTTTTGTCCTGAAATTTTAccaaattaacaaaacaaatgtaCCTTTAGCAGGATAGTCTTACCCACCCTACTCAAATAACTTAATGGGgagatgaaaattattttatctattGAATATTTGCATGGTAGTGTTCATCCTAACATTTCAAAGCCTTTAATATGATTGATGCTTCTGCAAGGAGTTGTactggtaaagaaaaaaaaacaccaagcaAATTTATTGAGAGTTTTGGTTAAACCTCTAGTCAAGCGCTTTTTATTCTCAGAAATTCATCAgggttttctttaatattttatggtACTCACAACGATAGTGTGATCCTACAATCAGGAAAACCTGTATACTGCTTCCTGTTCTTTTCTCTCAGATTCATACCATCTATTTAGTGTGAGGAAAACacctgcctttatttttcccGAGTTTACAAGGCCAATTAcccaagtttatttttttttgaacctgtttctgctgtgtgctTTAGGACCTCAACAGGAGCTGCGTTTACCTACAGATGTGATGGGAGGTTTTTAATGGAGAAGCGATACTTTCCTTTAAATCACCTAGATCATTTAGGAAAAAGTTAACAGCTCATCAAGCACAAAAGATTTTCTTCAGGTGCAACTCTAATGTTAAATGGAAGTGAAGACTAATTAAGCTTGACCATCTTCAATGCTCAGCTGTTaaagagaaaaggcaggagaaacagAGAGTGGTAAAGTTAGGGTGAGGAGGCTGGGTGAGCTCTTACGTGGTTAGAGCTTGGATTCACAAATAATATGCTTTTCTTGGAAAAGGGACAGTTCTGAGAACAATAATTGAATGGTGTTCTTCTTATTGTCTTGGAGTTTAGGAATTCTGGTTTCCAGTGTTACTTGAGGTGACTGGGTTGGCTCTTCTGTGAgtagtttggcttttttttttttttt
The window above is part of the Corvus moneduloides isolate bCorMon1 chromosome 3, bCorMon1.pri, whole genome shotgun sequence genome. Proteins encoded here:
- the PAPOLG gene encoding poly(A) polymerase gamma isoform X5, whose product is MSWCGSGEGWSWAPFVEGPSTSRQQNQPQGHYGLTSPISLAPPTDKDHIHTQKLIEAMKPFGVFEDQEELFHRTTVLGKLNNFVREWISELAESKNLPPSITEQVGGKIFTFGSYRLGVHTKGSDIDALCVAPSHVERSDFFQSFFEKLKNLEEVKNLRAIEDAYVPVIKFEFDGIEIDLVFAKLSLPTVSDDLDLRDDSCLKSLDIRCIRSLNGSRVTDEILRLVPNLENFRLTLRAVKLWAKRRGVYSNIMGFLGGVSWAMLVARICQLYPNALASTLVNKFFLIFSKWDWPKPVLLKHLEESFLNLPVWDPRVNPSDRYHVMPIITPAYPQQNSTYNVSVSTRAVMVEEFQRGLEVTDEILKGKSDWSKLFEPLNFFQKYKHYIVLTASAFTEEHHLNWIGLVESKIRVLVGNLERNEFITIAHVQPQSFPGNKDLYKQSGYVSMWFLGLVFKKAESAVKTNVDLTHGIQSFTDTVYRQASALNILKEGMKIEATYVKRKQLHYFLPAGTLQKRKKQRVSDISQNNSGLQCKRSSLGESCSDGSKDRDSRTPSNSSSLNKISKLDISTAETERNVACQSCSGANSVAEPSTSKGLCIPVTDPKMEATVALRASGPPIGCTIPGYNTLNVWDSDFTESGCPQDGRKRATKNGVLDGKSMQIPVITSRSQRLSSKELPDSSSPVPTNSIRIIKRSIKLTLNGVLRRMFRVLRRTFRKNLGY
- the PAPOLG gene encoding poly(A) polymerase gamma isoform X1, with the protein product MSWCGSGEGWSWAPFVEGPSTSRQQNQPQGHYGLTSPISLAPPTDKDHIHTQKLIEAMKPFGVFEDQEELFHRTTVLGKLNNFVREWISELAESKNLPPSITEQVGGKIFTFGSYRLGVHTKGSDIDALCVAPSHVERSDFFQSFFEKLKNLEEVKNLRAIEDAYVPVIKFEFDGIEIDLVFAKLSLPTVSDDLDLRDDSCLKSLDIRCIRSLNGSRVTDEILRLVPNLENFRLTLRAVKLWAKRRGVYSNIMGFLGGVSWAMLVARICQLYPNALASTLVNKFFLIFSKWDWPKPVLLKHLEESFLNLPVWDPRVNPSDRYHVMPIITPAYPQQNSTYNVSVSTRAVMVEEFQRGLEVTDEILKGKSDWSKLFEPLNFFQKYKHYIVLTASAFTEEHHLNWIGLVESKIRVLVGNLERNEFITIAHVQPQSFPGNKDLYKQSGYVSMWFLGLVFKKAESAVKTNVDLTHGIQSFTDTVYRQASALNILKEGMKIEATYVKRKQLHYFLPAGTLQKRKKQRVSDISQNNSGLQCKRSSLGESCSDGSKDRDSRTPSNSSSLNKISKLDISTAETERNVACQSCSGANSVAEPSTSKGLCIPVTDPKMEATVALRASGPPIGCTIPGYNTVCQLRTCFVQGQHKLSGTLITDPKNASPKQHYSPTFKVSRPPTSGECPQKAIDGEKLNVWDSDFTESGCPQDGRKRATKNGVLDGKSMQIPVITSRSQRLSSKELPDSSSPVPTNSIRIIKRSIKLTLNGVLRRMFRVLRRTFRKNLGY
- the PAPOLG gene encoding poly(A) polymerase gamma isoform X3, which encodes MSCTSRQQNQPQGHYGLTSPISLAPPTDKDHIHTQKLIEAMKPFGVFEDQEELFHRTTVLGKLNNFVREWISELAESKNLPPSITEQVGGKIFTFGSYRLGVHTKGSDIDALCVAPSHVERSDFFQSFFEKLKNLEEVKNLRAIEDAYVPVIKFEFDGIEIDLVFAKLSLPTVSDDLDLRDDSCLKSLDIRCIRSLNGSRVTDEILRLVPNLENFRLTLRAVKLWAKRRGVYSNIMGFLGGVSWAMLVARICQLYPNALASTLVNKFFLIFSKWDWPKPVLLKHLEESFLNLPVWDPRVNPSDRYHVMPIITPAYPQQNSTYNVSVSTRAVMVEEFQRGLEVTDEILKGKSDWSKLFEPLNFFQKYKHYIVLTASAFTEEHHLNWIGLVESKIRVLVGNLERNEFITIAHVQPQSFPGNKDLYKQSGYVSMWFLGLVFKKAESAVKTNVDLTHGIQSFTDTVYRQASALNILKEGMKIEATYVKRKQLHYFLPAGTLQKRKKQRVSDISQNNSGLQCKRSSLGESCSDGSKDRDSRTPSNSSSLNKISKLDISTAETERNVACQSCSGANSVAEPSTSKGLCIPVTDPKMEATVALRASGPPIGCTIPGYNTVCQLRTCFVQGQHKLSGTLITDPKNASPKQHYSPTFKVSRPPTSGECPQKAIDGEKLNVWDSDFTESGCPQDGRKRATKNGVLDGKSMQIPVITSRSQRLSSKELPDSSSPVPTNSIRIIKRSIKLTLNGVLRRMFRVLRRTFRKNLGY
- the PAPOLG gene encoding poly(A) polymerase gamma isoform X6, with translation MKPFGVFEDQEELFHRTTVLGKLNNFVREWISELAESKNLPPSITEQVGGKIFTFGSYRLGVHTKGSDIDALCVAPSHVERSDFFQSFFEKLKNLEEVKNLRAIEDAYVPVIKFEFDGIEIDLVFAKLSLPTVSDDLDLRDDSCLKSLDIRCIRSLNGSRVTDEILRLVPNLENFRLTLRAVKLWAKRRGVYSNIMGFLGGVSWAMLVARICQLYPNALASTLVNKFFLIFSKWDWPKPVLLKHLEESFLNLPVWDPRVNPSDRYHVMPIITPAYPQQNSTYNVSVSTRAVMVEEFQRGLEVTDEILKGKSDWSKLFEPLNFFQKYKHYIVLTASAFTEEHHLNWIGLVESKIRVLVGNLERNEFITIAHVQPQSFPGNKDLYKQSGYVSMWFLGLVFKKAESAVKTNVDLTHGIQSFTDTVYRQASALNILKEGMKIEATYVKRKQLHYFLPAGTLQKRKKQRVSDISQNNSGLQCKRSSLGESCSDGSKDRDSRTPSNSSSLNKISKLDISTAETERNVACQSCSGANSVAEPSTSKGLCIPVTDPKMEATVALRASGPPIGCTIPGYNTVCQLRTCFVQGQHKLSGTLITDPKNASPKQHYSPTFKVSRPPTSGECPQKAIDGEKLNVWDSDFTESGCPQDGRKRATKNGVLDGKSMQIPVITSRSQRLSSKELPDSSSPVPTNSIRIIKRSIKLTLNGVLRRMFRVLRRTFRKNLGY